The Rhodothermus profundi genome includes a region encoding these proteins:
- a CDS encoding UbiA family prenyltransferase, with protein sequence MSSCWYRRLLWSGVHIPWVAAGLLAGNAALLQIPLSKPLLVLEATGAWVVYLLDRALNIGPEDLVNQPERVAWWRRQQKLLRGGLAIAGLLIGWAALHVQASTLVAGAGLGLIGLLYMLPGVRLKQWGIAKPILIAGTWSLGTTLLLPLEAGRALGANLWLLTGYRLLWILPNPLLADWPDRQGDRVAGIRTPAVRWNYKTLRNGALLLLLGALSIGLILIIRLGRAEAAIDLMGVLCSGMLIMASRAEPSEVQLIILDLLLCWPVFTMLALTLSRSL encoded by the coding sequence GTGTCGAGCTGCTGGTACCGAAGGCTGCTCTGGAGTGGCGTGCATATTCCATGGGTAGCTGCGGGGCTGCTGGCCGGAAATGCGGCGTTGTTGCAAATTCCGCTATCGAAACCTCTGCTTGTGCTGGAAGCAACGGGTGCCTGGGTTGTGTACCTGTTGGATCGCGCGTTGAACATTGGGCCGGAAGACCTTGTGAATCAGCCAGAACGTGTTGCCTGGTGGCGTCGGCAACAGAAATTACTTCGTGGGGGACTTGCCATCGCTGGTTTGTTGATCGGATGGGCGGCGCTGCATGTACAGGCTTCTACCCTGGTCGCTGGGGCAGGACTGGGCCTCATAGGCCTGCTTTACATGCTGCCAGGTGTGCGATTGAAGCAATGGGGAATAGCTAAACCGATACTGATAGCAGGTACATGGAGCTTGGGAACAACGCTGTTGCTTCCACTGGAAGCAGGACGGGCATTGGGGGCTAATCTCTGGCTGCTTACGGGGTATCGACTGCTCTGGATACTACCCAATCCCTTACTGGCTGATTGGCCAGATCGACAGGGCGATCGCGTAGCCGGAATTCGAACGCCAGCGGTACGCTGGAACTATAAAACCCTTCGTAACGGAGCGCTCCTCCTGCTTCTGGGAGCCCTGAGCATAGGACTAATTCTGATAATACGCCTGGGACGTGCCGAAGCAGCTATCGACCTAATGGGCGTTTTATGCTCTGGTATGCTCATCATGGCAAGCCGCGCTGAGCCTTCTGAAGTACAGCTCATCATACTGGACCTCTTGCTGTGCTGGCCCGTTTTCACCATGCTGGCCCTAACTTTAAGCCGCTCGCTATAG
- a CDS encoding SDR family NAD(P)-dependent oxidoreductase, whose translation MDLRDQTVLLTGAARGIGQTTAIALARRGAHIIGVDLRAEDMAETARKVEALGRRFVGLEGDVSDRAAMERVVNEAMAAGGFSVLVNNAGVLPSGPFTEVDFDVWERTIAIDLTGLMALTYLALPHLLSQPRAHIVNIASIAGKFGASGLAAYCAAKHGVVGFSAALRFELRRTRVGVSCICPTMVSTRLVEGVRRSPLIPLVRPEEVARAVVRAIERNLPEVFVPRHMKLLIDVLPTVAPPLFRWLVHRDAAADGWLEARLSLVKEPVKK comes from the coding sequence ATGGACCTGAGGGATCAAACGGTTCTGTTGACTGGCGCAGCACGCGGCATCGGGCAGACCACAGCTATTGCGCTGGCCCGTCGCGGGGCTCATATCATTGGGGTAGATCTTCGGGCCGAGGATATGGCGGAAACAGCCCGGAAAGTAGAAGCGCTGGGACGGCGTTTTGTCGGGCTTGAGGGGGATGTATCTGATCGGGCAGCAATGGAACGGGTAGTGAACGAGGCGATGGCGGCCGGTGGATTCTCGGTGCTGGTAAACAACGCTGGCGTATTACCCAGTGGCCCGTTCACGGAGGTTGATTTTGACGTCTGGGAGCGTACCATTGCTATTGATCTGACAGGACTCATGGCGCTCACCTATCTGGCGCTGCCTCATCTGCTGAGCCAACCCCGAGCACATATCGTAAACATCGCCAGTATTGCGGGCAAGTTTGGGGCGTCAGGGCTGGCCGCCTATTGCGCAGCCAAGCATGGCGTCGTAGGATTTTCTGCAGCACTGCGTTTTGAGCTGCGCCGCACGCGCGTGGGCGTCAGTTGCATCTGTCCAACCATGGTATCGACGCGGTTGGTTGAAGGCGTCCGACGTTCGCCTTTGATTCCACTGGTGCGCCCGGAAGAGGTGGCGCGGGCGGTTGTGCGGGCGATTGAACGCAATCTACCCGAGGTGTTTGTGCCACGCCACATGAAGCTGCTGATCGACGTATTGCCCACAGTGGCCCCACCACTTTTTCGTTGGCTAGTGCACCGCGACGCTGCAGCCGACGGCTGGTTGGAAGCTCGACTTTCTCTGGTAAAGGAACCCGTGAAAAAATAG